Part of the Streptomyces sp. NBC_00457 genome, GCGGCTCGCGAACGTGCCCTGGCCCGCGGCATGAGCGTCAACCGCTACATCGAAGAGCTGGTCAGACAGGACACCGGGGAGGTGGGCCACACGTTCGTGGAGGCCGCCGCCGACTTCATGAAGCAGTACGAGTCCGTGTTCGCCGAAGAGTTCGGCCCGGACCGTGAAGGCACACGTGAGAGCCGTCCCGCAGGCACACGCGAAGGTCGCCGCTGATCCGTTGAGCCATCTCAGAATCGACCTCGCCTGGCTGCTCATGCTCGCCGAACAGAACACTCCCGGAGACCCCCAGGTCACCGACTGGGGCGCGCTCGTCGCCGCCGTCGCACGCCATGAGGCCGAGATATTCGATGTCCCTGTCTACGACACCCCTCAAGCTCGAGCCGCCTCGCTGCTGCAACTGCTGATCCACGTGCCCGCGCTGGAGCGCTCCAACGCCCTGTTCGCCTCCGCCGTCGCGTATGCCTACCTCGTCGCCAGCGGCCTGAAGGTCGTCACCTCCCCGGAGCAGGTCCGCGACCTGGCCCGGCTGGTCAAGAGCGGTGAGGCCACGGTGCACGACATCGCGCAGGAACTGCGGCAGTGGAGCCTATGAGGTGACCGTAGGCCGCCACGCCGTGCCCAGGACGCAGTACGAAGTCGGCAGCGTCGGCCCGTTCTCCGGCATCAGCACCCGCCGGTACGGGCCGAGTTCGAATCCGGCGGCCCGCAGTCCGGCGATCGGGTCCCGGGCCACATGGCAGCCGCCGTTCAGCCGCGGCCACACCGTGCCGTCCAGTGCGCGCTGGGTGAAGCGCATCATCCGGCCACCGCCCCTGCCGTGCTCGAAGAACCGCACGGCACCGCCGGGCCGCAGCACCCGCCGTACCTCGCCGAGCGCCCGCGAGACGTCCCGCACACTGCACAGCACCAGCGACAGCACCACCGCGTCGAAGGCCTCGCTCTTGACCGGCAGCGCCTCCGCCGCCCCCGGCACCACATCCACCGGCACTTCGGCGCGCAGCGCGGACTCCACCGCCAACTGCCGCAGCAGACGCTCCGGTTCGATGGCGACGACCTCCGAGACCGCGCTCGGATAGTGCGCGAAGTTCAGGCCGTTGCCCGCGCCGATCTCGATCACCCGCCCGGAGAGCCCGGTCAGCATGCGGTCGCGGACGGCGCCCATCCCCATGCGTGACTCGGCGGCGACGCTGACACGGGCGTAGTACCGGGCGAACAGCGGATGGTGCACGGGATCCCGTGACACCTTGCCGGAGCCGGTGGCGGGCCGTAGCGGCATGGCGACCTCCTGGGCGGATGGAGTGCCCTACCGCGATTGTCCCCCGTACACGCCCCGCGCACCCCCCCCACCGTTCGCGGGTCGCGGTCAGCAGACGCGGGTCACGGTGCCTCGCGCACTCGGAATGCCTCCGCGTCCCACACGCCCTCCAGCCGTGGTGCCAGCCAAGTCGGCGCCGCCGCACGGAAGCCGGCGGGCTCGAGGGACCCGGCACCGGCGGGCAGCGCGCCCAGCAGCGGGGCGTCGGCGACGATCGGCAGGTCCGCGAGATTGCAACGGGATGCCAGGTCGGGTGCCTTGGGCCAGCTGCCGATCACGATTCCCGCCAAGTCGAGCTGACCGGACCGGATTTCGCGCGCCGTCAGTTCCGTCGTGTTCAACGTGCCCAGCCCCGCCGCCGCCACGACCAGTACCGGCGCCGCCAGCAGCCGCGCCGCGTCCGCCAGCGTGCCGCCCGCCGGGTCGAACCGTACGAGAAGCCCGCCCGCTCCCTCCACCAGCACCAGATCGTGCTCGGCGGCCAGCTTGGCGGCGGCCTCGGCGATGTCGTGCGGATGGACCGGCGCACATCCTGCGCGTCGAGCGGCCGTCGCCGGTGCCAACGGGTCGGGATACCGGGCGAGTTCGACCGCCGTCACGGCACCCGCGAGCCGCGCGACCTCGTCGGCGTCCCCGCGCTCGTCCGGTCGTACGCCCGTCTGCGCGGCCTTCAGGACGGCCACCGACCTCCCGGCCGCGAGCGCGACGGCGGCGACGGCGGCCGTCGTGACGGTCTTGCCCACCTCCGTGCCCGTGCCCGTGATCACCAGGACCGGCATGTCATCCCTCCCGCGCCGCCGCGCACACCGCGCGCGCGATCCGTGCCACGTCCGTGTCGTCCGTGACATACGGCGGCATCGTGTAGACGAGGTCGCGGAACGGCCGCAGCCACACGCCCTCGCGCACGGCCGCCGCCGTGGCCGCCCGCATGGCCGCCTCGTCGAGGGGGCGGCCGAGCTGGACGACCCCGATGGCGCCGAGGACGCGGACATCACGGACACCCGGGAGCGCCGCGGCCTCGGCCAGCCCCTCCCGCAGCCCCGCCTCGATCCGCTTGACCTCCGCGAGCCAGTCCTGGCCGAGCAGCAGCTCGATCGAGGCGCAGGCCACCGACGCGGCCAGCGGATTGCCCATGAACGTCGGGCCGTGCGCCAGCACCGGCACCTCGCCGCGCGAGATGCCCTCGGCCACCCGGGATGTGCACAGGGTGGCGGCCATCGTCATATAGCCGCCGGTCAGCGCCTTGCCGACGCACATCACATCGGGTGTCACCGCCGCGTGCTCCGCCGCGAACAGCGCGCCCGTCCGCCCGAACCCGGTCGCGATCTCGTCGAACACCAGCAGCACGCCGTACGCGTCGCACGCCTCACGCAGCACCCGCAGATATGCGGGGGAGTGGAACCGCATCCCGCCCGCGCCCTGCACGACCGGCTCGACGATCACCGCGGCCAGGTCGTCGGCGTGCAGCTCGATGAGCGCGCGCAGGTGGTCGGCGTACGCCTCGTCGTACTCCGTCGGCGGCGCGTCGGCGAACACCTGGCGCGGGAGCACGCCGGTCCACAGGTCGTGCATCCCGCCCTCGGGGTCGCACACCGACATCGGCTGCCAGGTGTCGCCGTGATAGCCGCCGCGCCAGGTCAGCAGGCGCTGCTTCGCCGGGCGGCCCATCGAGCGCCAGTACTGGAGGCACATCTTGACCGCGACCTCGACGGACACCGAACCGGAGTCGGCGAGGAAGACATGCTCCAGGCCGTCGGGCGACATGTCGACAAGGTGCTTCGCGAGCCGTACGGCGGGCTCGTGCGTGAGCCCGCCGAACATCACATGGCTCATCCGGCCGAGCTGCTCGCGCGCCGCCTCGTCGAGCACGGGGTGGCGGTAGCCGTGGATCGCCGACCACCAGGACGACATGCCGTCGATCAACTCGCCCCCGTCGTCCGCGAGTCTCAGCCGGACCCCGCTCGCCGACTCCACGACGAGCGGCTCCACCACGCCCGGCATGGGCCCGTAGGGATGCCAGACGTGCCGCCGGTCGAGGTCCAGCAGCTCGGCGACGGTCAGGTCAGGCATTGGGCGCGAGGTCCGTTCCGGCCCCCCGACGGCGGACGGCGACGAGGTCCGTACGGGCCTCGTTGACCTGAGGTCCGTCGGTTGCCGAAGCACACCCTCCGCCGCCCTCGTGGCACCCGCCGGCCGCCCGGTGCTCCGGCAGCGTCACCTGGTCCGAGCCCTCCACCTCGAACCCGGCGTCCGCGATCATCTCCAGGTCCGCCTTGCCCGCCTGGCCCTCGGTGGTCAGGTAGTCGCCGAGGAAGATGGAGTTGGCCAGGTGCAGGGCGAGGGGCTGCATCGTGCGCAGATGGACCTCACGGCCGCCCGCGATCCGCACCTCGACGTCCGGGCAGACGAACCGCACCATCGCGAGAATGCGCAGACAGCGCTGCGGGGTGAGGTGCCACTCCTTGGCGAGCGGGGTGCCCTCGACCGGGATCAGGAAGTTGACCGGAACCGAGTCCGGGTCCAGCTCACGCAGCGAGTGGACGACGTCGACCAGGTCCTCGTCCGACTCGCCCATGCCCGCGATCAGGCCCGAGCAGGCGGACAGCCCGGCCGCGTGCGCCTTCTGCACGGTGTCGACGCGGTCGGCGTAGGTGTGGGTGGTGGTGATGTCGCCGTACGTCGCCTCGGAGGTGTTGAGGTTGTGGTTGTAGGCGTCGGCGCCGGCCTCGCGCAGCCGCTCGGCCTGTCCGTCGGAGAGCAGACCGAGACAGGCGCACACCTCGACGCCCTCGTTCTGCTCCTTGATCGCCTTGATGGTGCCCGCGACCCGGTCCACGTCACGGTCGGTGGGACCGCGTCCGGACGCCACCAGACAGACCCGCTTGGCACCTCCGGCCAGCCCGGCAGCCGCCGCCTGGGAGGCCTGGTCGGGCTTGAGCCAGGTGTACTTCAGGATTCCGGTCGTCGAGCCCAGCCGCTGGGAGCAGTAGGAGCAGTCCTCCGGGCACAAGCCGGACTTGAGGTTGACGAGGTAGTTGAGTTTCACCCGTCGGCCGAACCAGTGCCGGCGCACCTTGCCGGCCGCGGCCACCACATCGAGCAGGTCGTCGTCGGAGGTGGCGAGGACGGCCAGTGCTTCCTCGCGGGTCGGCAGCTCGCGCCGAAGCCCCTTGTCCACCAGCGTGTTCAGCAGGTCCATGAGGTCCGATCCTGTCCTACGGAACCGCCCCGGGCCAAGGAGAGATCGGACAACAGAGGCGGTTCGACGTGTGGGTATTGCCACATCATGGGCGGCTGGCCCGACGACTAGTGTCTGTGCACTGCCTACAAAAGCCCCGGAGGAGTCATGGCGTTCGGCTGGATCGACGAACAGGCGGAGCTGCGCCGCCGCGCCGGACTGGTACGGACCCTGCGCCCCCGCCCCGCCGACTCGCCGCTGCTCGACCTCGCGAGCAACGACTACCTGGGCCTGGCCCGCCACCCCGAGGTCGTCGAGGGCGCCGCCTCCGCGGCCCGCACCTGGGGCGGCGGCGCCACCGGCTCCCGCCTGGTCACCGGCACGACCGCGCTCCACGCCGAACTGGAACGCGAGCTGGCGGACTTCTGCGGCTTCGAGGCGGCCCTGGTGTTCTCCTCCGGCTACGCGGCCAACCTCGCCGCGGTCACCGCGCTGGCCCCGCACGGCTCACTCATCGTCTCCGACGCCGGCAACCACGCCTCGCTGATCGACGGCTGCCGGCTGGCCCGCGGCACCACCCAGGTCGTCGCACACGCCGACCCGGACGGCGTACGCAAGGCACTGCGGACCCATGACGGGCCCGCCGTCGCCGTGTCCGACACGGTCTTCTCGGTCGACGGCGACGCCGCCCCGCTGACCGGGCTCGCGACGGCATGCCGGGAGCACGGCGCCGGTCTGGTCGTCGACGACGCCCACGGTCTCGGCGTCCTCGGCGACGGCGGGCGCGGCGCCCCGCACGCGGCGGGACTCGCGGGCGCGGACGATGTCGTGGTGACGGTCACGCTGTCCAAGTCGCTCGGCAGCCAGGGCGGCGCCGTACTCGGACCCGCCCGGGTCATCGCGCATCTGGTCAACGCGGCCCGCACGTTCATCTTCGACACGGGCCTGGCCCCCGCCGCGACGGGGGCGGCCCTGGCGGCGCTCAGGCTGCTGCGCCGTGAGCCGGAGCGGGCGGCGCGGGCGCGTGCGGTGGCACGCGAACTCCACGCACGCCTGACCGCCGCGGGTCTGGAAGCGGTACGTCCGGACGCCGCGGTCGTCTCCGTGCGCGCGCCGTCCCCGGAGGGCGCCGTGCGGTGGGCGGCCGACTGCCGTACGGCAGGTCTCGCCGTGGGCTGCTTCCGTCCTCCTTCCGTGCCCGACGGCATCTCACGGCTGAGGCTCACCGCCCGAGCTGACCTCTCCGAGGACCAGATCGAGCGCGCGGTGGGAGTGATCGGCGAGACGCGACCATGAGTCGGCGTGCATGGCCGTGCGTCGCGTGAACTGATTCAGAGGGGGCGCGAGGTGCGTGTGATCACCGGAGCGCGGCCGTGAATCCCGCCCAGCTCTCGGGAGAGAAGAGCAGCGCGGGTCCGGCCGGGTCCTTGGAGTCGCGTACGGCCAGCAGCCCGGCCCCGGGGCCGGAGAGCGGCCGGGCCGTCTCGACGCAGTTGTTCGCTCCGGTGCTGTAGCTGCTGCGCAGCCATTGCACACCGTGCAGTTGAGTACTGGACGTCACGTTCCGAGGCAGTGCAGACATGGTGCCTCCTTACACGCCGGCGCCTATCCCGGCGATGTAGTCCAACGAGTCCTCGGGCGAAAGGGCGTGGAACTGAAGGGTGTTGAAGGCCTCGGTGTAGGCCTGGAGGTCTTCTTTCCGCTCGAGGTAGAGGCTACTCGTCAAGTGGTCGAGAACAACCACGTCCAGATCAGAAGTGCTCGAAAATGAGAAAATAACGAAAGGCCCGGTGATGCCGATGTGGGCACCGGCCGCGAACGGCAGGACCTGAAGCCGCACTTGGGGGTAGCGCGCCGCCTCGATCAGCCGCTCCAACTGCCGTGCCATGACGTCCGGCCCGCCGATCTCCCGGTGCAGCACCGCCTCGTCGAGCACCGCGCTCAGCGCCAGAGGCGGCCGCGAGCGCAGCACGTCCTGCCTGGCCAGGCGCACTTCCACCAGCGTGTCCAGCCGGTCGTCGGCGTCCTCGTCCAGCCCGCCGACCGCGGCCCGGGTCACCGCCCGCGCGTACTCCGGCGTCTGCAGCAGCCCCGGGACGACGGAGGTCTCCAGCGTGCGCATCGCGCTGGCCTGGGATTCCAGGCTGATGAAATCCCGGTACGTCGGCGGCAGCACGCCCCGGTACGCATGCCACCAGTGGTGCCGCCCGGCACTGTCGTCCTGTCCCGCCAACACCAGCAGCAACTCCCGTAGTTGGGGATCCGCCACTCCGTAGGCGTCGAGGAGTAACCGCACATCGGCCGGTTTCACCCCGCTCGCGCCGGTCTCGATGCGGCTCACCTTCGACTGGTGCCAGCCCACGAGCCGGGCCGCCTCGCCGCTCGTGAGCCCGGCGCCGGTGCGCAGCGTGCGCAATTCGGCGCCCAGTTTTCGGCGGCGTACCGCGGGACCGTGCTGCATGGGCTCCTCCTTACTCCTTCCGGGCCGCCCAAATACGGTCTGCCGTCGCAGAGTTCACCGCTTCGAGCGACAGATATATGCATATCTTGGTGGATCGCACCCGTGACCGGCCCGGTAGTGGCAGTCTGGCGACGAAGCACCAGTCCGGGACCGTACTCGAACCCTCCGCTCCATGTCGGACTGCGGTCCCGTGGGAAAGGGACGACGTCGCCATGGCAGACCATCTGGAAGCATCCGTCACTCTGCCGAGCGATCCCGCCTCGGTCTCCGCCGCCCGCACCTACGTGGTCGGCACCCTGGGGGAATGGGGACTGCCGGCCGACACGGAACTGGCCGACACCATCCGCCTCATCGTCTCGGAACTCGCCACCAACGCCGTACAGCACACGTTCGGGCAGTCACCCACCTTCACGGTGGACCTCGAACTCGACCGTGACGAACAACTGCGCATCGGAGTCACCGACAGCCATCCGCGTTTTCCCAAACGACTGCCCGCGGCCGTCCAGCAGGACAACGGCCGCGGGCTCGTGATCATCCGTTGGCTGACCGCCGAGTTCGGCGGCAAGCTGAGAATCCGGCCCACCCGGGAGGGCGGCAAGACGGTCTCCATCGAACTGCCGTGGACGGTACCGGCGCGGCCCGTGACGACGACAGCGGTGCAGCAGGACCCTTAGAGATCAGGCCTGGTGCGGGATGACGCGGTGGCGGCGCGTCAGGGCGCCGCCACCGCGTCGCTCAGGTCACTTCACCCGGCCGTACCAGACGCTCCTGGTCCAGATCTTCTGCAGCCTCACGACGTCCCCGGTCTTCGGGGAGTGCCAGATCTTTCCCTTCCCGGCGTAGATGCCGACGTGGTACACGTTCGAGCCCGAGTGGAAGAACACCAGGTCTCCGGCCTTGCGGCTCTTGGCCGAGATGTGGCGCGTCTTGTTGTACTGCTGAGCGGCCGTCCGCGGCAGGCTCTTGCCCGCCTTCTTGTACGAGTACAGCGTCAGCCCCGAGCAGTCGAACCGGCGCGGCCCCGTGGCGCCGTACTTGTACGGTGCGCCCTTCTTGGAAGCCGCGACCTGGAGCGCCTTCGTCGCCGGAGTCGCTGCCGCGGCATCCGAGGAGAGACCTGGCACCACGACGGAGCCGCCCACGGCGGCCAGAGTGAGGGCCGAGGCCGTACCGGCTCGGGCCATCAGCGACGGGACACGATTCAGCGCAGTCATGCGCAACCCTTCGTCAGCCGCCTGTGAAGGATGACCTGTCGGATTCGGGCTGGCGAAGTTGCCCGGCCGCTGACGCGGCTTCACCCCAAGGGCTGCTCGACCCGGTCATGGCGTGACCGTTCCGGCGACCCGTCGTGCTTGGGTCCTCCACTCCTGCCGATCCACTTCTGTCGACCGGTCATCCGGGCGGCGGCAGGATTAGGCGTCCGCCCGGACCGCCCCGCCGCTGCGGCGGGGGCTTGTCGTCAGACACGGATCTTCACTCACGCGTGAGTGAAATACCCAATGGAATCGGCGATTTGTGGGGTTACTCACCACTCACCCGTTCGGGTGGACACCCCTGTGTTCGGGTGGATGTCGAGGGCCCCACGCACCCCCGGACCAGCGCGAAAACCGCTCACCCGCCCCGGAGGCCAGTGGGCTGCGCAACCCCGGCGGTCCCAAAAAACGACAAGCATCTACTCCGAACAGGGGTACGTCATTTGGTCCGTTTGAGTCCCGGTCCGGGCGACTGTGCGTCAACTGTCGGAGCGCGGCGGCACGATGACGCGCGCCGTCCGGCGCTCGCCGTCCAGCACACGCAGCGCCCGCGTGAGCGTCGGTGCGTGCAGCTCGGTCTCGCCCCGCTGGTGCATCAGCGCCAGCGCGTCGCGCAGCTCGGTCGCCTTGGCCACCAACGCCTGGGCGGCGCGCAGTCCGCGGTAGGTGTCCCCGTGGTGCGCCGGGTTGATCCGGCCCAGCAGGTCGACCACATCGAGATAACGGTCGATCAACTCGCCCTCGGCGCGCGTGAGGGCGGGCAGCGGCGGGAGTTCGGGTGGGAGCACGGGCGCGTCACTTCCCGGTGGGCGGAGCCATGGTGGCCTTGCGGCTGGGGATGATCCGGTCCACCAGCCCGTACTCCAGGGCCTGCTGCGCCGTGAGGATCTTGTCCCGCTCGATGTCCGCGCTCACCTGCTCACGCGTGCGCCCGGTGTGCCGTACGAGCATCTCCTCCAGGCGGCCCCTGATCCGCGTCAACTCCTCGGCGTGGATGGCCAGGTCGCTGGCCTGTCCCTCGATCGGCTCGGGCAGCCCCGGCTGATGGATCACCAAGCGCGCGCCCGGCAGCGCGAACCGCTTGCCCGGTGTGCCCGCGGCCAGCAGCACGGCGGCGGACGCGCCCGCCTGGCCCAGGCAGATCGTCTCCACGTCGCAGGTGACGTACTGCAGCGTGTCGTAGATCGCCGACATCGCGCTGAAGGAGCCGCCGGGGGAGTTGATGTAGAGCGAGATGTCCCGGTCGGGGTCCTGGTACTCGAGGTGCATGAACTGCGCCATCACGTCGTTCGCCGAAGTGTCGTCGATCTGGGTACCGAGAAAGACGATCCGCTCCTCCAGCAGCTTCGAGTACGGGTCCATCGTCTTCTGCCCGAAGCTGGTGCGCTCCGTGAACTCGGGCAGGACATAGCGGGCGGACGGTCGGGTCATGACGAACCCCTCCTCGGCAGTGCTGTCTCTGTAAAAAACGTACAGGATGTACGTAGTGAGCGGGAGGGGGTCCCCGTAAGCTGGTGGCATGGCCTACGAGATTCCGGTGACGCAAGCCAGGGCTGAGCTCGCCGACCTGATCAACAAGGTGGTGTACGGCGGGGAGCGCGTCGTCGTGACACGGCACGGCAAGCCCCTCGTCGCCCTTGTCTCCGCCGCCGACCTCGAACGGCTCGAGCGGCTGGAGCCCGCTGATGAGCAGGTGATCAGCTCGGTTTCCGCTGTCCGTGAACTCGCCTCGCCTCCCCGGGAACGGCAGCGGTTCGGCATTGCTGCGGAGCATCGGGGAGGCGATCAGGGGTAGCGCTCGCCGGTGCGGGTCGGTGGGGGCTTGTCGCGCAGTTCCCCGCGCCCCTGACGGGGCGCTTTCAGTTGACCGGCGATAGCTCGCGTGCCCCCTCCTTCGGTGCGTTCCCCTTCGTCCGCCTCTTGAGTGCGTTCCCGAGCAGTACCGCGCCCAGGCCCAGTGCCGCCCACGAGGTCAGCGTCAACGCGGGGCCGGTTGCCGCCGCGCCGTCGAAGAAGGACACCGAGCGCAGCAGGGTCGTCCCCGCGCCGGGCGGCAGCCACTGGCCGATCGTCCCGGCGGGATCCGGCAGCATCTGCGGGGCCGAGGCCGCCGCGGACCACGGGTTGCCGAAGAGCATCACCACACCGGCGGCGAGCCCCGTGCCGGCGGGACCGATGAGCGCGCTGAGTCCGGCGACGGCGGCGCTCACGGCCAGGGTGGCCAGGCCGAGCGAGCCGGCCTCCGCCCACCAGTCACCGGTGAGGACGTTCAGCCAGCTGTCCGCGATCGCGGTCGCCGCGACGCCGACCAGGGCGGCGGCGCCGATCAGTGCGGCCACGGCGCGCAGCCCGCGCAGCCCGAGGAAGGTCACCGCCGCGCCGGCCGCCATGCCGGCCAGCGCGAGCGGCAGCACGCTCGCGTTGAGGGCCGCGCCGCGTGGATCGTTCTCGGGGGCGGGGACGACGTCGACCGTCCTGACCGGGTTCATGTCGGCGGACGCCTGCTGCAGGAGTTGCGCGACGACCGGGCTCGCGGCCGTGGAGGTCAGCAGGGCAGGGCCGTCGGGGGTGACGACGATCGCGCCGTATACGGTCCGGTCCTCGATGGCGTCCCGGGCGGAGGCCTCGTCGGCGTAGCGACGGACGTCGAACGCGCCCTTCTTCTGTGCCAGTCGCTCCTCCACCTGCGTCGTCGCGGCGGCGGGCCCGGCCACGCCGAGCGGCAGGTCGTGCGGCGCGGTGCGGGCGGCGGGCCAGGCGAAGGCCCACAGCGCCAGGGCCGCGACGACCGGGACGAGCACGAGGATCGCGAGCAGGCGGCGGGTCTGCGACGGGGCTGACGTGGTGACGGTGGACATGGGTTTCCCCTCGGATCGGCGAGGTGCGAGTTTTAAAAGAAGGATCGTTCGTTTTTGCTGTATCGTCAGCGTCTTGCGGATGCCCTGCCTTGTCAAGAAGGAATGTTCGTTTTAGTTTTGGCGCCATGGCCCGCGTATCCCAGGCACACCTCGACGCCCGCCGCCGCCAGATCATGGACGGCGCCGCCCGCTGCTTCGCCCGTAACGGCTTCCACGCCACGTCCATGCAGGATGTGCTGAAGGAGGCGGATCTCTCGGCCGGCGCGGTGTACCGCTATTTCAGCGGGAAGGACGAGCTGATCACCGCGATCTTCACCGAAGTGCTCGGGGAGGTGCGCATGTCCTTCGAGGCCGCCGCCGAGCAGACCCCGCCCCCGCCGCCGGACGTCCTGATCGGCTCGGTGCTGGGCCGGACCTATGGTGCGCGGGCCCATCTGACCGTCGACGGCGAGCCGGTGTTCCCGCGGCTGATCATCCAGGTCTGGGCGGAATCACTGCGCAACAAGGACCTGGCCGCCGTCATGCGCGAGGGCTTCGGGGCGATTCGCCTGACCTGGGGACGGATCGTCGAGGGATACCAGGATGCCGGGATGATGCCGAGGGACGTGCCCCCGGATCATGTGGCGCGGACCATGATCGCCGCCGTGCAGGGGTTCATCGCCCAGCAGACGGTGTTCGGGCCGGCCCCCGTCGAGGTTCTCCAGAGCGGCCTGCGGGCGTTGATGGGCGCACGGGACCCGCAGCCCGAAGCCTGATGGATCACCGCCCGGTTAACGTGCCCGAAACTCGTGACAACGTGCCTGAAACTCCTGCCAACTAGCCTGCCCATCCACGCCACCAGGCACTTTGCCCCGTGGCCGCGGCAACCGGACCCGCACGGTCCGGAGCGAGGATGAGAGGTGGGACGTGCAACTGACCCCGCACGAGCAGGAGAGGCTGCTCATCCACGTGGCGGCCGACGTGGCCGAGAAGCGCCGGGCCCGCGGCCTCAGGCTCAACCACCCCGAGGCGGTCGCCCTCATCACCGCGCACATCCTCGAAGGCGCCCGCGACGGACGTACCGTCGCCGAGCTCATGGCCTCCGGACGCAAGCTGCTCACCCGGGACGACGTCATGGACGGCATCCCCGAGATGATCCACGACGTCCAGGTCGAGGCGACCTTCCCCGACGGCACCAAGCTCGTCACCGTCCACGACCCGATCGTCTGAGGGGCCGGCCGATGAATCCCGGAGCGCCCAAGAATCCCGGAGTGAGCCGATGATCCCCGGTGAGATCCTGTTCGCGGACGAGCCCGTTGTGTACAACGAGGGCCGCGAGGTCACCAGCCTGACCGTCCTGAACGCCGCCGACCGGCCCGTCCAGGTCGGCTCCCACTACCACTTCGCCGAGGCCAACCCCGGTCTGGACTTCGACCGCGCCGCCGCCCGCGGCAAGCGGCTCAACATCGCCGCCGGTACGGCCGTACGGTTCGAGCCCGGTATCCCCGTCGACGTCGAACTCGTCCCCCTCACCGGCGCCCGTGTCGTGCCCGGGCTGCGCGGGGAGACCGGAGGTGCCCTCGATGCCTGAGATCTCGCGTGCCGCGTACGCCGACCTGTTCGGCCCGACCACCGGCGACCGGATCCGGCTGGCCGACACCGATCTGCTGATCGAGATCGAGGAGGATCGTTCCGGCGGGCCAGGACTCGCCGGTGACGAGGCCGTGTTCGGCGGGGGCAAGGTCATCCGCGAGTCCATGGGCCAGTCGCGTGCTACGCGCGCAGACGGCACCCCGGACACGGTCATCACGGGCGCCGTGGTGATCGACCACTGGGGGATCGTCAAGGCCGACATCGGCATCCGAGACGGCCGGATCACCGGCATCGGCAAGGCCGGCAACCCCGACACGATGGACGGGGTGCACCCCGACCTCGTCATCGGCCCCGAGACCGAGGTCATCGCGGGCAACGGGCGGATCGTGACGGCGGGCGCCATCGACGCGCACGTCCACTTCATCTGCCCGCAGATCGCCGACGAGGCGCTGTCCTCCGGCATCACCACGCTGATCGGCGGCGGCACGGGCCCGGCCGAGGGCTCGAAGGCGACGACGGTCACCCCCGGCCCGTGGCATCTGGCCCGGATGCTGGAGGCGATGGAGGCCTACCCCGTCAACTTCGGTCTGCTGGGCAAGGGCAACACCGTCTCGCGCGAGGCGATGCTGTCGCAGATCCGTGGTGGAGCGCTGGGCTTGAAGCTGCATGAGGACTGGGGATCCACTCCGGCCGTCATCGACGCCTCGCTGACCGTGGCGGATCAGACGGGCATTCAGATCGCCATCCACACGGACACCTTGAACGAGGCCGGTTTCGTGGGCGACACGCTCGCCGCGATCGCCGGACGCGGCATCCACGCGTATCACACGGAGGGCGCGGGCGGCGGGCACGCGCCCGACATCATGACCGTGGTGTCCGAGCCGCATGTGCTGCCGAGCTCGACGAACCCGACGCGGCCGTTCACGGTGAACACCGCCGAGGAACACCTCGACATGCTGATGGTGTGCCACCACCTGAACGCGGCCGTGCCGGAGGACCTGGCCTTCGCCGAGTCCCGGATCCGGCCGTCCACCATCGGCGCCGAGGACATCCTGCACGACCTGGGCGCCATCTCGATCATCTCCTCGGACTCCCAGGCCATGGGCCGGGTCGGCGAGGTCATCATGCGGACGTGGCAGACGGCGCACGTGATGAAGCGGCGGCGGGGTGTACTGCCGGGTGACGGTCGCGCGGACAATCGTCGAGTACGTCGCTATGTCGCCAAGTACACGATCAACCCGGCGCTCGCGCAGGGCCTGGCGCGCGAGATCGGCTCCGTCGAGACCGGCAAGCTCGCCGACCTCGTGCTGTGGGAG contains:
- a CDS encoding urease subunit alpha — protein: MPEISRAAYADLFGPTTGDRIRLADTDLLIEIEEDRSGGPGLAGDEAVFGGGKVIRESMGQSRATRADGTPDTVITGAVVIDHWGIVKADIGIRDGRITGIGKAGNPDTMDGVHPDLVIGPETEVIAGNGRIVTAGAIDAHVHFICPQIADEALSSGITTLIGGGTGPAEGSKATTVTPGPWHLARMLEAMEAYPVNFGLLGKGNTVSREAMLSQIRGGALGLKLHEDWGSTPAVIDASLTVADQTGIQIAIHTDTLNEAGFVGDTLAAIAGRGIHAYHTEGAGGGHAPDIMTVVSEPHVLPSSTNPTRPFTVNTAEEHLDMLMVCHHLNAAVPEDLAFAESRIRPSTIGAEDILHDLGAISIISSDSQAMGRVGEVIMRTWQTAHVMKRRRGVLPGDGRADNRRVRRYVAKYTINPALAQGLAREIGSVETGKLADLVLWEPAFFGVKPQLVIKGGQIAYAQMGDANASIPTPQPILPRPMFGAIGRAPASNSVNFVAPLAIEDGLPERLQLGKSFVAIASTRAVTKADMRENDARPQVRVDPDSFAVHIDGELVEATAAAELPMAQRYFLF
- a CDS encoding urease subunit beta, whose product is MIPGEILFADEPVVYNEGREVTSLTVLNAADRPVQVGSHYHFAEANPGLDFDRAAARGKRLNIAAGTAVRFEPGIPVDVELVPLTGARVVPGLRGETGGALDA
- a CDS encoding TetR/AcrR family transcriptional regulator — protein: MARVSQAHLDARRRQIMDGAARCFARNGFHATSMQDVLKEADLSAGAVYRYFSGKDELITAIFTEVLGEVRMSFEAAAEQTPPPPPDVLIGSVLGRTYGARAHLTVDGEPVFPRLIIQVWAESLRNKDLAAVMREGFGAIRLTWGRIVEGYQDAGMMPRDVPPDHVARTMIAAVQGFIAQQTVFGPAPVEVLQSGLRALMGARDPQPEA
- a CDS encoding urease subunit gamma, with translation MQLTPHEQERLLIHVAADVAEKRRARGLRLNHPEAVALITAHILEGARDGRTVAELMASGRKLLTRDDVMDGIPEMIHDVQVEATFPDGTKLVTVHDPIV